The proteins below come from a single Papaver somniferum cultivar HN1 chromosome 11, ASM357369v1, whole genome shotgun sequence genomic window:
- the LOC113322778 gene encoding two-component response regulator ORR9-like has protein sequence MGMSAEAQFHVLAVDDSIIDRKLIERLLKTSSYQVTTVDSGSKALQFLGLLEDEQRNLSPPSVSSDFHQEIEVNLIITDYCMPGMTGYDLLKKIKESSSFKDIPVVIMSSENVPSRISRCLEEGAEEFFLKPVKLSDVKKLKPVWKGKSKDQQLQTNLPLPPPPEEQKLQGKDVQVVDDTILILEPQQQCLTEVLSEKEQVSSIEIEQVNNNNKRKTMEEEVSPERTRPRYTTGLTMV, from the exons ATGGGTATGTCCGCAGAAGCCCAATTTCATGTTTTAGCAGTAGATGATAGTATAATTGATAGAAAACTAATCGAAAGACTCCTCAAAACCTCATCTTATCAAG TTACCACTGTTGACTCGGGAAGTAAAGCTCTTCAATTTTTAGGATTACTAGAAGATGAACAAAGAAACCTTAGCCCACCTTCTGTTTCCTCAGATTTCCATCAG GAAATAGAAGTGAATCTTATAATAACAGATTACTGTATGCCCGGAATGACAGGTTATGATTTGCTAAAAAAAATCAAG GAATCTTCATCTTTCAAAGACATTCCTGTTGTAATCATGTCATCTGAAAATGTACCTTCAAGAATTAGCAG ATGTTTAGAAGAAGGTGCAGAAGAATTCTTTCTAAAACCAGTAAAATTATCTGATGTGAAAAAGCTTAAACCTGTATGGAAAGGGAAATCTAAAGATCAACAATTACAAACAAATCTACCACTACCGCCCCCACCTGAAGAACAAAAACTACAAGGAAAAGATGTTCAAGTAGTTGATGACACAATTCTCATATTAGAGCCACAGCAACAATGTCTGACAGAGGTACTATCAGAAAAGGAACAAGTATCATCAATAGAAATAGAGCAAGTTAACAATAATAACAAGAGGAAAACAATGGAAGAAGAGGTTTCACCTGAAAGAACTAGACCAAGATACACTACTGGTTTAACAATGGTGTGA